From one Mytilus edulis chromosome 1, xbMytEdul2.2, whole genome shotgun sequence genomic stretch:
- the LOC139521334 gene encoding tripartite motif-containing protein 2-like, producing MSHTNSERNKCRKTDEERVIKNVKEDYLICSICIDQFVDPRVLPCGHSFCLTCLTEYIDKSANEEEFCCPIDRQSMQKPFGMKNSKRWAQYYPPATFLRTLVKAVEIHEGTVPTCRRHHGRPREFYCATDDVLVCSECAVNEHRSENCDCSTLNDIYNRRKDDIQILHSALSGQESCVHQLITDQYRLRELFMESKSNVKCELDMVRDRLSVFYESTSRALDELSEEIDQSEFTRYSLEAQLDSFFKEISEMKDELKDLKPSIDFLDILQRIESKVDYYGSELDDISSFLKECEESKSVRIEFVPNTSFMDLLDEYSVGSIVNHSDK from the coding sequence ATGTCGCACACTAATTCTGAAAGAAATAAATGCAGAAAGACTGACGAGGAAAGagttataaaaaatgtaaaagaggATTATTTAATTTGCAGTATCTGTATAGATCAGTTTGTGGATCCACGTGTTTTACCGTGTGGACATAGTTTTTGCCTAACATGTTTAACAGAGTATATTGATAAGTCTGCGAACGAGGAAGAATTCTGCTGTCCTATAGATagacaaagcatgcaaaaacctTTCGGAATGAAAAACTCAAAGCGTTGGGCACAGTACTACCCACCAGCAACCTTTTTACGAACACTTGTTAAAGCTGTTGAAATCCATGAAGGAACGGTACCAACTTGCAGACGACATCACGGGAGGCCACGTGAGTTTTACTGTGCAACAGATGATGTATTAGTGTGTTCCGAATGTGCAGTAAACGAACATCGATCAGAAAATTGTGACTGCTCTACACTTAATGATATATACAATAGAAGAAAAGACGATATTCAAATACTTCATAGTGCATTGAGTGGTCAGGAATCCTGCGTCCATCAGTTAATAACCGATCAGTATAGATTACGGGAACTTTTCATGGAAAGTAAATCGAATGTCAAGTGTGAACTAGATATGGTCAGAGATCGCCTGTCTGTGTTTTATGAAAGCACTTCAAGGGCATTAGATGAATTGTCCGAAGAAATTGACCAATCGGAATTTACTAGATACAGTTTAGAAGCTCAGCTGGATTCGTTCTTTAAAGAAATTTCAGAAATGAAAGATGAACTAAAAGACCTTAAACCGAGTATTGATTTTCTGGACATTTTACAGAGAATAGAATCAAAAGTAGATTATTACGGATCTGAACTTGACGATATTTCATCTTTCCTTAAGGAATGTGAGGAGTCAAAAAGTGTGCGCATAGAATTTGTACCGAATACTTCATTCATGGATTTGTTAGATGAATATTCTGTTGGGTCTATTGTTAACCATAGCGATAAGTAA